The Alkalihalobacillus sp. LMS6 genomic interval CCTTCTTCCGTCAGCACAAGCACACGTTCCAATACGTCTGCAATTTGTCCACCGTACGCACCTGCGTTCATGTAAAAGGCGCCACCTACTGTGCCTGGAATGCCACATGCAAACTCAAGCCCTGTTAGGGATTCTGCTAATGCTTCTCTTGAAGCGCCGATAATGGTCGCACCTGTTTGCGCGACTACCTTTGTATCCGTTATTTCAATGTTATTCAAATGTTTTAAGCAAAGCGTGATGCCTCGAATTCCACCGTCTTTTACAATGACGTTCGACCCGTTTCCAAGTAACGTAACCGGAATATCGTTCCTGTGTGCAAACTTCAACACACGCTGCGTATCATCGTAGGTCGTTGGCGTAATAAATAAATCCGCTAATCCACCCATTTGCGTATAGGTATGTTTATAAATTGGTTCATTTTGACGTACGGCATCATGAGGTAACTCTTGAATTAAAGCTTCACAACGTTGTATATATTCGTTCATTATCATCGTCCTCTAATTTAAGGTCATCATCCACTTACTCTTCAAAACATTCGCCTATAGTAGCTATATGCATCTTTAGTGTGAATGTGCCCGATTTGGCTTTCTTTATGCATGAAAAGCCCATTCTTCATCTCTACATTATGACGTAAAATGACTCAAAAAAACAGACCAAACGTGTATTTTGGTCTGTGGTACCTATCTATTTCATTAGTCAGGACGTTTTAACGAGAACAACTCTCCTAAGCCAGCGTAGTTCGGACCCGATAAACGAGCGACAGGATTCAATTGATCAGCCAGAACATAATTTTTTTCGTGGTCATACACACGTTCATCCAAATGCATCTCAATCACACGAACAATGAGTAAATCAAATGCTGTAACGCCATCATCATTTGCTATAGGAAGATGAGACTCTAGTTTACATTCAAATCGAATCAGTGCTTCTTTAATACCAGGAACGCGGACGCTTGTACTGTTCACAAGCGCTAAGTCCGTTAACTCAAGT includes:
- the murB gene encoding UDP-N-acetylmuramate dehydrogenase gives rise to the protein MNEYIQRCEALIQELPHDAVRQNEPIYKHTYTQMGGLADLFITPTTYDDTQRVLKFAHRNDIPVTLLGNGSNVIVKDGGIRGITLCLKHLNNIEITDTKVVAQTGATIIGASREALAESLTGLEFACGIPGTVGGAFYMNAGAYGGQIADVLERVLVLTEEGDFLTLEKDEFEFDYRKSVFSKKQYIALEGTMSLEKGDVVQIKQKMDELTIARETKQPLEYPSCGSVFKRPPGMFAGKLIQESGLQGTRIGGAEVSKKHAGFIVNVDGSTASDYMNLVRHVQEKVNETFGVMLETEVITIGEDLKDPVND